One genomic segment of Sanyastnella coralliicola includes these proteins:
- the odhB gene encoding 2-oxoglutarate dehydrogenase complex dihydrolipoyllysine-residue succinyltransferase, giving the protein MPVLEMKVPSPGESISEVEIAAWLVQDGDYVEKDQTIAEVDSDKATLELPAEAAGTITLKAEEGDVVAVGDVVCHIDTDAERPAGAAAPAPAAEAKPEEKKEEPKAAPAPAPAPAPAPVAASNQTYASGHPSPAAQKLMSENGIQAGQVQGTGKDGRILKQDVVAAMAAGFDTSAASTWGGSREERRERMSSLRRKVAERLVSVKQETAMLTTFNEVNMKPIMDIRAKYKAKFKEELGTSLGFMSFFTKAVTIALNHYPAVNGRIDGKEMVFHDYADIGIAVSSPKGLMVPVVRNAEQMSLAQIESEIKRLAIKARDGKITIDEMTGGTFTITNGGVFGSMLSTPIINPPQSAILGMHNIVERPIAENGEVVIRPVMYVALSYDHRIIDGKESVSFLYKVKEMLENPERMLFSGKEPAEVLLGL; this is encoded by the coding sequence ATGCCTGTATTGGAAATGAAAGTCCCGAGTCCGGGCGAGTCAATTTCAGAAGTAGAGATCGCAGCTTGGCTAGTACAAGACGGTGACTACGTTGAAAAAGATCAAACGATTGCTGAGGTCGATTCAGATAAGGCGACCTTGGAACTTCCTGCGGAAGCTGCAGGAACTATCACGCTAAAGGCGGAAGAAGGTGACGTGGTAGCAGTAGGAGATGTGGTATGCCACATTGATACTGACGCTGAACGTCCGGCCGGAGCTGCTGCTCCAGCACCTGCTGCCGAAGCGAAACCAGAAGAGAAGAAAGAAGAGCCAAAAGCTGCGCCAGCTCCTGCGCCGGCTCCGGCACCAGCACCCGTTGCCGCTTCGAATCAAACATATGCTTCAGGACACCCATCACCAGCAGCTCAGAAGCTGATGAGTGAGAATGGAATCCAAGCAGGTCAAGTGCAAGGCACTGGCAAAGACGGACGTATCCTCAAGCAGGACGTTGTTGCTGCCATGGCTGCAGGATTTGATACTTCTGCTGCCTCAACATGGGGCGGAAGTCGTGAAGAGCGTCGCGAACGCATGTCATCGCTCCGTCGTAAAGTTGCTGAGCGCCTCGTAAGCGTGAAGCAGGAAACGGCGATGCTAACGACATTCAACGAGGTGAACATGAAACCAATCATGGACATCCGTGCGAAGTACAAGGCGAAATTCAAAGAAGAGCTTGGAACCAGCTTAGGTTTCATGAGCTTCTTCACCAAGGCTGTTACCATCGCCCTCAACCACTACCCAGCGGTAAACGGACGTATCGACGGTAAAGAAATGGTCTTCCATGATTACGCTGACATCGGTATCGCGGTAAGTTCACCTAAAGGATTGATGGTGCCTGTAGTACGCAACGCAGAACAGATGAGCCTGGCTCAGATTGAAAGCGAAATTAAGCGCCTAGCGATCAAAGCTCGCGACGGTAAGATCACCATCGACGAAATGACAGGAGGAACCTTCACCATTACCAACGGAGGTGTCTTCGGTTCGATGCTTTCAACACCAATCATCAACCCACCGCAAAGCGCAATCCTTGGTATGCACAACATCGTTGAGCGTCCAATCGCAGAAAACGGAGAGGTAGTGATTCGTCCGGTAATGTACGTGGCCCTTTCATACGACCACCGCATCATCGACGGAAAGGAAAGTGTAAGCTTCCTCTACAAAGTGAAAGAAATGCTCGAGAACCCAGAGCGCATGCTATTCAGCGGCAAAGAGCCAGCTGAGGTGTTGCTTGGGTTGTAA
- a CDS encoding 2-oxoglutarate dehydrogenase E1 component, with amino-acid sequence MDDFSYLSNGDVNAIEALYQQYRKDPQSVDEGWKKFFEGFEFAQANYEDGGAIPENVQKEFKVINLIDGYRSRGHLFTLTNPVRQRRQYSPTLDLENFGLSDADLDTEFEAGEQVGIGKAKLRDIVEHLQMTYCQHIGIEYMYMRKPEHVEWMRNKIEIKNRPKFTTDEKKHFFKKINQATVFEQFLQKKFVGQKRFSVEGNESLVAAIDDIVETGSRMGAKEFVVGMAHRGRLNTLAHIFGKPYDQIFSEFEGKEYDDDGVFDGDVKYHLGYSTDVVADSGEKVHLTLCPNPSHLEAVDPVVEGLVRSKIDEYLHDEKAIVPILIHGDAAISGQGVVYEVVQMAQLDGYRTGGTIHIVVNNQIGFTTNYLDGRSSTYCTDVGKVTLSPVFHVNADDVEAVIQTVRIAMEFRQTFGRDVFIDLLGYRKYGHNEGDEPKFTQPQLYKAIAAHDTPREIYLQQLIGEGVYTAEDGTKLRAVLEEELNAKFDASKEISRAYVKHFLEETWKGYQQLPHGEFDPSPKTGVPKKKLLELAERIAHLPEDKKFFRKTKKLMADREKMIAEDRLDWSMGELLAYASLLDEKHPVRISGQDVERGTFSHRHAVVKTEDTEEEFISLNHVSDKQAQLTIYNSLLSEYAVLGFEYGYAFGVPNGLTIWEAQFGDFFNGAQITIDQFISAAEDKWRTMNGLVMLLPHGYEGMGSEHSSGRMERFLQLCAENNMCVANCTNPANFFHLLRRQVKREYRKPLIVFTPKKLLRYPKAVSKLADLTKGGFQEVIDDASVNAKDVDTVALCSGKIYYDILEHKEKTGAGDNIAVVRLEQLYPLPEEQLDALVKKYGEDCKYIWVQEEPENMGAWSYMLRKYRKANLDVIARVSSGSPAAGSPVIHAQRQQAILDRLFENAKVKA; translated from the coding sequence ATGGATGATTTTTCATACCTGAGCAACGGTGACGTCAACGCCATCGAAGCTCTTTATCAGCAGTATCGCAAAGACCCGCAATCAGTAGACGAAGGATGGAAGAAATTCTTCGAAGGGTTCGAATTTGCTCAAGCGAATTACGAAGACGGCGGTGCCATCCCTGAAAATGTGCAGAAAGAGTTCAAGGTCATCAACCTCATTGATGGCTACCGCTCACGCGGACACCTCTTCACACTCACCAATCCAGTGCGTCAACGACGTCAGTATTCACCAACACTTGACCTCGAAAATTTCGGCTTGAGTGATGCAGATCTCGATACCGAGTTTGAAGCAGGTGAACAGGTAGGAATTGGGAAAGCGAAGCTCCGCGATATCGTAGAGCATTTGCAGATGACCTACTGCCAGCACATCGGAATCGAATACATGTACATGCGCAAGCCGGAACATGTTGAGTGGATGCGCAACAAAATTGAAATCAAGAATCGTCCGAAATTCACAACTGACGAGAAAAAGCACTTCTTTAAAAAGATCAACCAAGCGACGGTCTTTGAGCAGTTCTTGCAGAAGAAGTTTGTTGGTCAGAAACGTTTCTCTGTTGAAGGAAACGAAAGCCTCGTGGCAGCTATCGACGATATCGTTGAGACAGGCTCGCGCATGGGAGCCAAAGAATTTGTGGTGGGTATGGCTCACCGCGGTCGCTTGAACACACTAGCACACATTTTCGGTAAGCCGTACGATCAAATCTTCTCTGAATTCGAAGGGAAAGAGTACGATGACGATGGTGTGTTTGATGGTGATGTGAAGTACCACTTGGGCTACTCTACTGATGTAGTAGCAGATTCAGGTGAGAAAGTTCACCTTACACTTTGTCCAAATCCATCTCACCTTGAGGCGGTTGATCCTGTTGTTGAAGGACTCGTTCGTTCGAAGATTGATGAGTACCTCCATGACGAGAAGGCGATTGTACCGATCCTCATTCACGGAGATGCGGCTATTTCAGGACAAGGAGTTGTTTACGAAGTGGTGCAGATGGCACAGCTTGATGGCTACCGCACAGGAGGTACAATCCACATCGTAGTTAACAACCAGATTGGATTTACAACGAATTACCTCGACGGACGTTCATCAACGTACTGTACTGACGTAGGTAAAGTGACGCTTTCACCAGTATTCCACGTGAATGCGGATGATGTGGAAGCGGTGATTCAAACTGTTCGAATAGCGATGGAATTCCGTCAGACGTTCGGACGTGACGTATTCATTGACCTTCTCGGTTACCGTAAGTACGGACACAACGAAGGTGACGAACCGAAATTTACGCAGCCTCAGCTCTACAAAGCGATTGCTGCACACGATACTCCACGTGAGATTTATCTTCAGCAATTGATTGGTGAAGGTGTATACACAGCAGAAGATGGAACAAAGCTTCGCGCTGTGTTGGAAGAAGAGTTGAACGCCAAGTTTGATGCTTCGAAAGAAATCTCTCGTGCTTATGTGAAGCACTTCCTTGAAGAAACTTGGAAAGGGTACCAGCAATTGCCTCACGGCGAATTCGACCCTTCTCCAAAAACAGGAGTGCCGAAGAAGAAGTTGTTAGAATTGGCAGAGCGCATCGCGCACCTTCCTGAAGACAAGAAGTTCTTCCGTAAGACGAAAAAATTGATGGCTGATCGTGAGAAGATGATTGCTGAAGATCGTCTTGATTGGTCAATGGGTGAGCTTCTTGCTTACGCATCTCTCCTAGATGAAAAGCACCCTGTGCGTATCTCTGGACAAGATGTAGAGCGAGGAACATTCTCGCACCGTCACGCTGTGGTCAAAACAGAAGACACCGAAGAAGAATTCATCTCACTCAACCACGTAAGTGACAAGCAAGCGCAGCTTACGATCTACAACTCACTTCTATCTGAGTACGCTGTACTTGGGTTTGAGTACGGATACGCCTTCGGTGTACCAAACGGATTGACAATCTGGGAAGCGCAGTTTGGAGATTTCTTCAACGGCGCGCAGATCACGATTGACCAGTTCATCTCTGCTGCTGAAGATAAGTGGCGTACGATGAATGGTCTAGTAATGTTGTTGCCTCACGGCTATGAAGGAATGGGGTCAGAGCACTCTAGCGGACGTATGGAACGCTTCCTTCAGCTGTGTGCGGAGAACAACATGTGCGTAGCGAACTGTACTAACCCAGCGAACTTCTTCCACTTGCTACGTCGTCAGGTGAAGCGTGAGTACCGCAAGCCATTGATTGTCTTCACTCCGAAGAAACTTCTTCGTTACCCGAAAGCAGTCAGCAAACTTGCTGATTTGACGAAAGGTGGTTTCCAAGAAGTGATTGACGATGCTAGTGTAAACGCGAAAGACGTTGACACGGTAGCGCTATGTAGTGGTAAGATCTACTACGATATCCTTGAGCACAAGGAGAAGACGGGAGCTGGAGATAATATTGCCGTGGTTCGCCTCGAGCAGTTGTACCCACTTCCTGAAGAACAGCTAGATGCGTTGGTGAAGAAATACGGAGAAGATTGCAAGTACATTTGGGTTCAAGAAGAACCAGAAAACATGGGAGCGTGGAGCTACATGTTGCGCAAGTACCGCAAAGCTAACTTGGACGTTATTGCTCGTGTTTCGAGTGGTAGTCCGGCAGCTGGTTCTCCTGTGATTCACGCACAACGTCAGCAAGCGATCCTAGATCGCCTTTTTGAAAACGCGAAGGTTAAAGCATAA
- a CDS encoding MoaD/ThiS family protein has translation MARLIIPTPLRKFTADQAEFESTGNNVKEVINQLIDEYNGLKQHLLDERGDIRSFVRIYVGDEDIQALNREHTTVEANSVVSIIPAIAGGSH, from the coding sequence ATGGCACGACTCATTATCCCAACCCCATTGCGCAAGTTTACCGCCGACCAGGCGGAATTTGAAAGCACGGGAAACAACGTAAAAGAAGTGATCAACCAACTGATTGATGAATACAACGGACTGAAGCAACACCTCCTCGACGAGCGTGGAGATATTCGTTCATTCGTACGCATCTATGTTGGTGATGAAGATATTCAAGCGCTCAATCGAGAACACACGACTGTTGAAGCAAATTCGGTAGTTTCGATTATTCCTGCGATAGCGGGTGGAAGCCACTAA
- the rodA gene encoding rod shape-determining protein RodA: MSATRRQEIRKNLDWVTLGLYFLLVLIGWTAIYSANFDPDHQAIFDFKADHGKQLIWMGICTFIALVLLNTEGEFFIRFSVISYVSVLVLLILVLIIGKKVGGARSWFGVGSFGIQPSEFAKTTTALMLAWFIAQTGPRFKALSTRIQAALVIGIPAGLILLQPDAGTVLVFAGLVFALYREGLSGNILIVGFGAIILAIVAILSGATTVEYPGFGEQSGIYVMLFVLVILGALIFFGVRSFTLPRYRRKNYRIVALSLAGALAFSFAVNFGIEEILQPHQRERIYVLFGMNENPDADYNIRHAKAAIGSGGWTGKGYLNGPMTRYKFVPEQHTDFIFCTIGEEWGFFGSMFVVALFIALILRVIHLAERQRSQFSRVYGYSVASILFMHLLINVGMVLGIAPVIGIPLPFFSYGGSSLMGFTILLMIMLRLDGERFSVFR; encoded by the coding sequence ATGAGTGCAACTCGGCGACAAGAAATACGCAAGAACCTTGATTGGGTGACCTTGGGGTTATACTTCCTGTTGGTTCTAATTGGCTGGACGGCCATTTACAGTGCCAACTTCGACCCAGATCACCAGGCCATCTTTGACTTCAAAGCAGACCACGGAAAGCAATTGATTTGGATGGGAATCTGCACCTTCATTGCGCTGGTCTTATTGAATACTGAAGGAGAATTCTTCATACGGTTCTCCGTCATAAGCTATGTCTCCGTCTTGGTATTGCTGATACTCGTCTTGATTATCGGTAAAAAGGTCGGTGGAGCGCGATCCTGGTTTGGCGTGGGATCCTTTGGTATACAACCCTCCGAATTTGCGAAGACTACGACGGCCTTGATGCTCGCATGGTTCATTGCACAAACGGGACCCCGATTTAAAGCCCTTTCCACACGTATTCAAGCCGCTTTGGTAATCGGTATTCCGGCGGGATTAATCCTTCTGCAACCTGATGCTGGAACTGTATTGGTGTTCGCAGGTTTGGTCTTTGCACTTTACCGAGAAGGACTCTCCGGTAACATTCTGATCGTAGGCTTTGGCGCCATCATTTTGGCCATTGTCGCCATTCTTTCTGGAGCCACTACCGTGGAATATCCAGGCTTTGGTGAACAGAGTGGAATCTACGTCATGCTCTTCGTCTTGGTGATACTCGGTGCTTTGATATTCTTCGGGGTTCGAAGCTTCACCTTGCCGCGTTACCGCAGGAAGAATTACCGCATTGTCGCCCTCAGTTTAGCGGGTGCCTTGGCATTTTCTTTTGCCGTCAATTTCGGGATTGAAGAAATCTTGCAGCCACACCAACGAGAGCGTATTTACGTGCTCTTCGGGATGAACGAAAACCCAGACGCCGACTATAACATTCGCCATGCGAAGGCGGCCATTGGGTCTGGAGGTTGGACCGGAAAAGGCTATTTGAATGGCCCGATGACACGCTACAAGTTCGTTCCGGAGCAACATACCGACTTCATCTTTTGTACGATTGGTGAAGAGTGGGGCTTCTTTGGGAGTATGTTTGTGGTTGCCTTGTTTATCGCCCTGATCTTGCGCGTGATTCACCTCGCTGAACGACAACGATCCCAGTTCTCAAGGGTCTACGGATACTCAGTGGCGAGTATATTATTCATGCACTTATTGATCAATGTGGGGATGGTACTGGGTATCGCCCCGGTAATCGGAATCCCTCTCCCCTTCTTCAGTTACGGAGGATCTTCTTTAATGGGCTTCACGATTCTTCTCATGATCATGCTGCGTTTGGACGGCGAAAGATTCAGCGTATTTCGTTAA
- the rfbA gene encoding glucose-1-phosphate thymidylyltransferase RfbA, translating into MKGIILAGGSGTRLYPLTRAVSKQLMPVYDKPMIYYPLSTLLISGIKDILIISTPHDLPGFQRLLGDGAQLGCNFTYAEQKVPNGLAQAFVIGEEFIGNDKVALILGDNIFYGRGFGKILRENTEVDGAIVYAYHVSDPQRYGVVEFDQNNKVISIEEKPKLPKSNYAVPGLYYYDNQVIEIAKNLEPSARGEYEITDVNRAYLEMGKLQVSKMTRGTAWLDTGTFASLMQAGQYVQVIEERQGLKIGCIEEIAWRMGYIGDEEMERLAEPLKNSGYGLYLLEQLRNPDK; encoded by the coding sequence TTGAAAGGAATCATCCTCGCCGGCGGTAGCGGCACGCGTCTTTATCCTCTGACCCGAGCGGTCAGTAAGCAGTTGATGCCTGTGTACGACAAGCCGATGATCTATTACCCACTGTCAACCTTGTTGATAAGCGGAATCAAAGACATTCTCATCATCTCCACGCCACACGACCTTCCTGGGTTTCAGCGATTGTTAGGGGATGGGGCTCAGTTGGGATGCAACTTTACTTATGCAGAGCAAAAGGTGCCGAACGGACTTGCGCAGGCCTTCGTGATTGGTGAAGAATTCATCGGTAACGATAAGGTTGCACTCATTCTCGGAGACAACATTTTCTATGGAAGAGGTTTTGGGAAAATCCTTCGTGAGAATACGGAGGTGGATGGAGCTATTGTCTACGCCTACCACGTCTCAGATCCACAGCGTTATGGGGTGGTTGAGTTTGATCAGAACAACAAGGTGATCAGCATTGAAGAGAAGCCGAAATTGCCGAAATCGAACTATGCGGTGCCTGGATTGTACTACTATGACAATCAGGTGATCGAGATCGCAAAGAACCTAGAGCCAAGCGCCCGTGGAGAATATGAGATCACCGATGTGAACCGTGCTTACCTTGAAATGGGTAAGCTGCAAGTGTCTAAAATGACGCGCGGAACGGCTTGGTTAGATACAGGTACCTTCGCGAGTCTGATGCAAGCAGGTCAGTATGTTCAGGTGATTGAAGAACGCCAAGGACTAAAGATCGGATGCATCGAAGAGATCGCTTGGCGAATGGGCTACATTGGTGATGAAGAAATGGAACGCTTAGCTGAGCCACTGAAGAACAGTGGATACGGTCTTTACCTTCTCGAGCAGCTACGCAACCCAGACAAATGA
- a CDS encoding M67 family metallopeptidase, giving the protein MKKLELTTQAEDLMKIHSLQGFPNEICGFFYGKTVEGVKHVTAIKPVENAKEGDQRRRFAIDPLDYMKAEQFAIAEELEFLGIYHTHPLHPAIPSEHDLKQALPSFSYIILSVQPEAVVDITSWTLNDDRAFEQEEIISNRNVNTSASKAS; this is encoded by the coding sequence ATGAAGAAGCTCGAACTCACTACTCAAGCTGAAGATCTCATGAAGATTCACTCCCTACAAGGTTTCCCAAATGAGATCTGTGGATTCTTCTATGGGAAAACGGTGGAAGGTGTGAAGCATGTAACGGCGATCAAACCTGTGGAGAACGCGAAAGAAGGTGATCAACGTCGACGATTTGCGATTGACCCTTTAGACTACATGAAGGCTGAACAATTCGCTATCGCGGAAGAGCTTGAATTCCTCGGGATTTACCACACCCATCCATTGCATCCAGCCATTCCTTCGGAACACGACTTGAAGCAAGCATTACCATCCTTCAGCTACATCATTCTTAGTGTCCAACCAGAAGCAGTAGTAGACATCACCTCATGGACCTTGAACGATGATCGAGCATTCGAACAAGAAGAAATCATATCCAATAGAAACGTAAATACTTCGGCCAGTAAGGCCTCTTAA
- the moeB gene encoding molybdopterin-synthase adenylyltransferase MoeB produces the protein MAEEVTFSKEELERYSRHLIIPQFNIEGQRKLKESRVLIVGSGGLGSPLLLYLAAAGVGTLGIVDFDVVDESNLQRQVLFGIDDVGTPKVEAAAKRIRALNPHITVKTYNTQLTSANALDIIKDYDVVADGTDNFPTRYLVNDACVLLDKVNVYASIYRFEGQVSVFNYLDEEGNRGPNYRDLFPTPPPPGLVPSCAEGGVIGVLPGIMGSLQANEVIKVISGVGDTLNGRLFLMDAATFETRTLKVYRDPKNPLNGENPTQTELIDYEQFCGIGTTERVEKAEVKEVSVSDLQRMRESGVPHQLIDVREPYEYAIVNIDGELAPLKSVGEFANRIDRNKKVIVHCRSGVRSAKAIKQLETDFGFENLYNLKGGILAWVDEVDASLPKY, from the coding sequence ATGGCAGAAGAAGTGACATTCTCGAAAGAAGAGCTCGAACGTTACAGCCGACATTTGATCATCCCTCAGTTCAACATTGAAGGTCAACGTAAACTGAAGGAATCAAGGGTTCTGATCGTCGGTTCAGGCGGATTAGGTAGTCCGCTACTCCTCTACCTCGCGGCAGCAGGAGTGGGAACACTGGGTATCGTTGACTTTGACGTCGTCGATGAATCCAACCTTCAACGTCAAGTGCTTTTTGGAATCGATGATGTAGGTACCCCCAAAGTGGAGGCGGCAGCGAAACGCATTCGCGCGCTGAATCCACACATTACAGTCAAGACCTACAACACGCAGCTGACCTCAGCGAACGCACTTGACATTATCAAAGACTACGATGTAGTGGCAGACGGAACCGATAATTTCCCAACCCGCTACCTGGTCAACGATGCTTGTGTTCTTTTAGATAAGGTAAACGTGTACGCTTCGATCTACCGCTTTGAAGGACAAGTCAGCGTATTCAACTACCTGGATGAGGAGGGAAACCGAGGACCGAATTACCGGGACCTCTTCCCTACACCACCTCCTCCAGGATTGGTGCCAAGCTGTGCCGAAGGAGGCGTCATTGGCGTACTCCCAGGTATCATGGGCAGCCTTCAAGCAAATGAAGTCATCAAGGTCATCTCAGGCGTAGGCGACACCCTCAACGGAAGACTCTTCCTTATGGATGCAGCCACCTTTGAGACGAGAACATTGAAGGTATACCGCGATCCCAAAAACCCACTCAACGGCGAAAACCCAACCCAAACAGAACTCATCGACTACGAGCAATTCTGTGGCATTGGTACAACCGAACGAGTAGAAAAAGCAGAAGTGAAAGAGGTAAGCGTCTCTGACCTTCAGCGCATGCGTGAAAGTGGCGTACCTCATCAATTGATCGATGTACGTGAGCCCTACGAATACGCCATCGTGAATATCGACGGTGAATTGGCTCCATTGAAATCAGTGGGTGAATTTGCCAATCGCATTGATCGCAACAAGAAAGTGATTGTCCACTGTAGAAGTGGCGTCAGAAGCGCTAAAGCAATAAAGCAGTTAGAAACAGATTTCGGTTTCGAGAATCTATACAATCTAAAGGGCGGGATTCTGGCCTGGGTAGATGAGGTAGACGCGAGTCTGCCTAAGTATTGA
- a CDS encoding polyprenyl synthetase family protein: MTLTALKNPADQLLAYRDAFNNAIPTGTVYKIAGLYDPIDYLMQLGGKRIRPAMVLAAAEAFGASQEKAMDVALAVETFHNFTLMHDDIMDKAPLRRGMPTVHEKWDANTAILSGDAMLVQAYQHLAKSDPAQLPELMRLFNHTAIEVCEGQQLDMEFETRDNVTVDEYMEMIELKTSVLLAAALKMGAIIAGASEEDQAKIYSYGIKVGLAFQLQDDYLDAFGDPEKFGKQVGGDILADKKTFLYLMCQDLASAEQLKSLKSFHGVVSEEKVAVVKDLFESTGASAIAKKEMNDYYNEALSLVDELNCSEEGKLLFRFLAEMVLVRTT, encoded by the coding sequence ATGACACTAACGGCTTTGAAGAACCCTGCAGATCAGCTTCTCGCGTACAGAGATGCATTCAATAACGCTATCCCAACCGGCACGGTCTACAAAATCGCAGGTCTCTATGACCCGATCGATTACCTCATGCAATTGGGCGGTAAGCGTATTCGTCCGGCCATGGTATTAGCAGCGGCCGAAGCTTTCGGCGCTAGCCAAGAAAAGGCCATGGATGTAGCATTAGCGGTGGAAACATTCCACAACTTCACGCTGATGCATGATGATATCATGGACAAGGCCCCACTGCGTCGTGGGATGCCTACGGTTCATGAAAAATGGGATGCCAACACGGCTATTCTCAGCGGAGATGCCATGCTGGTGCAAGCGTATCAGCACCTAGCTAAGAGTGATCCGGCGCAGCTTCCAGAGCTGATGAGACTCTTTAATCACACGGCCATTGAGGTCTGTGAAGGACAACAACTCGACATGGAATTCGAGACGCGTGATAACGTGACCGTCGATGAGTACATGGAGATGATTGAGCTGAAAACCTCGGTGTTGCTCGCTGCAGCGCTGAAAATGGGAGCCATCATCGCGGGCGCTTCTGAAGAAGATCAGGCCAAGATTTACTCGTATGGAATCAAGGTAGGTCTGGCTTTCCAGCTCCAAGATGATTACTTAGATGCTTTCGGTGACCCGGAGAAATTCGGTAAGCAAGTAGGGGGTGATATCTTGGCTGATAAGAAGACTTTCCTTTATCTAATGTGTCAAGATCTCGCTAGCGCGGAACAGCTGAAGTCGCTAAAGAGCTTCCATGGTGTGGTGAGCGAAGAGAAGGTAGCTGTAGTCAAAGATCTCTTTGAAAGTACGGGCGCTTCCGCGATAGCGAAGAAAGAAATGAACGACTATTACAACGAAGCCCTCAGCCTCGTTGACGAATTGAACTGCTCAGAAGAAGGGAAGCTACTTTTCCGATTCTTAGCGGAAATGGTGTTGGTGCGAACTACATGA
- a CDS encoding PLP-dependent cysteine synthase family protein → MHTMIPTSRSVERFHELQHYVGNTPLYPITKLSPNPKVKIYAKLEWQQMGGSVKARPAYNIMKEAIESGKLNEGKHLLDATSGNTGIAYAVFASVAGIPLTLAVPGNVTKERKNILQALGVNLIFTSPFESTDGSQREALALASAEPDKYFYADQYNNDNNWKAHYNSTADEIIRQTGGQITHFVAGLGTTGTFTGTSRKLKEYDPSIQVIGLQPETALHGLEGWKHLETAKVPGIYDDQLADDIQGVDTLGAYEVLKDAARYESLFLSPSSAANLLGAILLAEKIEEGTIVTVFPDDATKYSEVVDPILKS, encoded by the coding sequence ATGCACACAATGATACCTACATCTAGATCGGTGGAACGTTTCCACGAATTGCAACACTACGTTGGGAATACGCCGCTCTATCCAATCACCAAGCTTAGTCCGAATCCAAAAGTGAAGATCTACGCTAAGCTCGAATGGCAACAAATGGGAGGAAGCGTGAAGGCGCGTCCGGCATATAACATTATGAAAGAGGCCATCGAATCAGGAAAACTCAACGAAGGAAAACACCTGCTGGATGCTACAAGTGGCAACACAGGAATCGCTTATGCTGTATTTGCTTCGGTTGCCGGAATCCCGCTTACACTTGCTGTTCCTGGTAATGTCACCAAAGAGCGCAAGAATATTCTCCAGGCACTCGGTGTGAACCTCATTTTCACTTCTCCATTTGAATCTACTGATGGTTCTCAACGAGAAGCGTTGGCTCTCGCTAGCGCGGAACCGGACAAGTACTTCTATGCAGATCAATACAACAACGATAATAACTGGAAAGCCCATTACAATTCAACGGCGGATGAGATCATTCGCCAAACCGGAGGTCAAATAACACATTTTGTTGCCGGACTAGGAACCACGGGAACATTCACTGGTACTTCGCGCAAACTGAAGGAATACGATCCATCAATTCAAGTTATCGGATTGCAGCCAGAAACCGCCCTGCACGGTTTGGAAGGCTGGAAACACCTGGAGACGGCGAAGGTACCGGGCATTTATGACGATCAACTCGCAGACGACATCCAAGGTGTGGACACGCTAGGTGCCTACGAAGTCTTGAAAGATGCTGCTCGTTATGAAAGTCTGTTCCTCTCTCCTAGTTCGGCAGCGAACCTCCTTGGCGCCATTCTCTTGGCTGAGAAGATTGAGGAAGGCACCATCGTCACTGTCTTTCCAGATGATGCGACAAAGTATTCAGAGGTCGTAGATCCAATCCTGAAATCATGA